The genomic segment AGGCGGCCGTGCAGACAAACGGTGATGCTTAAATTTTGTGAAAATCAGCCCGTTTGCAGCCGCCCTTGGGCACGCTGCTCCTAGAGGGTACGCATCTGTCTATTTTACGACCTTTGGCCTAGTTTGCTTAGCCGCTTTGCTGTTCTGTGTAATTAATGACATGGTAATTTATCCGTTTTATTTATTTGGAATGATTATCTAGCTTGCTGGGTGTTGTGATTTTTTTGATTTGTTTTCTGGGCGAGTATTTTTTTTTAATGTGCTTGTTAAAAAAATGTACGGTGGTTCTGGGGATGTGTTTTATTGGAATTAAATATTGTTCATAAATTTTCTTGGCGGTTTTATGCCGTGATTTACCCCATCTTTTTAAAGGTTTAGTTTAATTGAATATATATGGTGTTTTTAATTAAGAAAATTTGTTTTTTTGAGGGTAAATTAAAATCACTAGGGTTTTTTATTATTGTATTTCTTATGGTTTGTTTTTAATGTGCGATAGGGGTGCATCTTTGGTGTGTTGAGGGATTGGCCAAGTTTTAAGTGTATTTACTCTTCTGTAAAAAACATAAGCATGTTGTTTAATTTTGGCTATCGTTATGTTGGCAGCCTGTTTTTTTCTTCAGAATCATTTGTGCATTGATGTGTTTAACTAATGGAAGTACGGATAATGAAACTTAGAACTCGGATCTGGATCATTGTGATTGCCGCTTTATCTGGCATCATCCTTATGGGTGTAGGGGGCTTGTATCAGTTGCGTCAAAGTATGATGCAGGAGCGCCGAGCGCAAATTATTCAGCTGCTGGATTTAGCCAAAGCCCAGCTGACGCATTATCAAGAGCTGGAAGTCAGTGGCAAGCTCAGCCGTGAAGAGGCTCAAAGTCGGGCTAAAGAGGCATTGGCTTCGCAAAGAGCGGGCAGTACTTATTTTTTTATTCGCAGCATGACCGATGATACCTTTGTATTTCATATCGATCCCAAACGAGTAGGCAAGCCTGATCCGGGCGCAAAATCGCCGGATGGCAGGACGGCCGTGCAGGTGATTCGTGATGGCCTTGCTGAAAGCAAAGATGGTAAAGCGTTTGCTTTAACTTATACCGCCCGCCCTGGTAGCGAGGATAAAACGGCGTATCCAAAATTAAATGGTGTCATTCAGTTTGAGCCATGGGGATGGATTCCTGGTACCGGGTTTTATCTGGATGATATTGATCGCTTATTCTGGAACAGCGCAATTAAAATGCTGGTGGCTGTTTTTATTATTCTTGCCATTATGGGCGCTTTAGCGATGGCAACAATGCGGAGTATTTTGGGGCAATTGGGCGGAGAGCCTCAGTATGCGGCGGATATTGCACTTAGTATTGCAAATGGTGATTTATCTCAACAAATTGATGGCAAGGCAGGCAATCATAGTTTAATTGGATCTATGCGCTCCATGCAGCAGGGTTTGCATGATATGGTCCGGCGCTTTAATCAAGCCTCGTCCACTTTGGCCAATGCGTCTCAGCAATTAAATAAAGAAACGGCACACATCAGCCGGGGCAGCCAGATGACTTCGGAGGCAACATCTTCCACCGCAGCCGCCATTGAAGAAATGACGGTCAGTATCAGCCATATTTCATCCAGTGCTAGGGAAACAGAGGTTAATTCGCAGCAGGCTGCAGAGCTGGCGACTGAGGGTGAAAAAATGGCCCAGCATGCCGCAGACGAAATTCGCCGTATTTCGGGTGATATCAGCTCTGCTGCAGAGTTGATTCGTGGCCTGGTTGATCGTTCACGCGAAATTGACAGTATGAGTGCGGTGATTAAAGAAATTGCAGATCAGACAAACTTGCTGGCGCTTAATGCCGCAATTGAGGCCGCAAGGGCGGGTGAGCAGGGTCGGGGTTTTGCGGTGGTGGCCGATGAGGTGCGTAAATTAGCCGAGCGAACCAGCGGTGCAACACAGGATATTACCCGTACGATTCGTGCAGTGCAGGATGACACGGATATTGCAGCAGGCTCCATGGATTTAGTGCAATCACAAGTAGCTCAGGGGGTTGATCTGGTGGAAAAAGCAGCTTCGGCCTTACGTGAAATCAATAGCGTAACCCGTGCTACTTTAGAGAAAACGCGCGATGTGGCGAATGCTACTCAGGAACAAAGCCAAGTGAGTAACAGTATTGCTGGCAATGTGGAGCGCATCGCCCAGATGGTGGAAGAATCCGATGCATCTGTCCAAGCTGCTCATGAGCAGGTACGCAGCCTCGACGAGCTGGCGCGGGAGCTGACACTGGCAGCGGCCAAATTTAAGCTTTAGGCGCGTGGCTCGATTAATCAAAGCTTGCCCTGTTCTGTTTGCCAGACTGATTCTTTATGTGGTTGATAAAAAAAGCCCCTGCATCAGCAGGGGCTTTTAAGCTTAAAGATATGGAATAAAACGCTGGCGTTTATTTCAGTTTCACATTCCAGTTTTTTTCCACACACTTCACATAATTGCCTTCGATCAGCGCGTTGTAGGGCGTTTGGTAATCAACCAACTGGCACTGATTATCCTGCCCCGCACTCCAGGTTTTTTCCCAGAAAATAGGGTAGGCGGCGGAGCTGCCTTTTTCGAAGCGCTGCATATTGGTGCAGTTCATCGATTCTTGCTTGATATCCCAGCCTAAATCACGCGCAAACTCGGTGTAGTAGTCGATGCGGTTTTTAGCTGCTGGTTTGAGCGTTGCATCCTGGCATTCGGCATTGATAATTTGAATTGTGGTTGGGAAGTCATTACCCAGGCCACGCGCCTTATCTTGCGCATTAGGTACCCATGTACCGTCGATCACATGCAGCATCGATGGTTTTGGTGGTTGTGGATACACAAAGAAGAAGGTGGCAGAGGCCATATTCAACCAGCTTTCAGCAACCTGATCAGGATCATTCAGAAGCTTGGTCTGATCGCCACTAAACATCACTTGCGAGAACGGGCCATAGTTGTAGTTGTAGGAAAGCTGCTTAGCGCCACGGCCATAATACTTTTTAAAGCTGCCGTCTGCGTTTTTGCCGCAGGTCCATACGCCGTTAAAGACAGGATCGGTACATTCGGTGTTGTAGCCGCAGCCTGTGCCGGTTTCGGTGCAACCCATTTCACGTACATGCACCAGCGCCTGACGCCATTCATCAATGCCGTATTGGGTGACGCTATGGCCACCGGTTTCTTGGGCAAAGTGTGCAAACATGGTGGCGAGTGAACGGCGGCAGATTTGGTCTGCATTGCGGCCATCGCTGTAGTCGTCACAAATGCCTGGGAATTTGGCAATGGCTTGCAAGAAGCGCTGATAGGTATAGCTTGGGTGGCGCACTGAAAAATAGTATTGAAACTTTTGCTCAGGCACGAGCGTTTCAACCCGTTTTACATTCAGCGGGTTATCACTTTTGCCTGGGGCAACGGCATCAACTATGGCGTTGCTGGCCGTGCGTACCGATGCTTTTACCTTGCGGAAAAAGTCGTTATTAGTCAGCTCGGCTTCGCGGGCCAGAGCCTGGCTTAGCGTTGGTACGCCATTCGGCGGAGGCGTTGTGCCACCACTGTCACCACCACCTGTGCATGCACCGCTATCGGTCCATGTGGCGCTCTTGCCAGGCTCTTCGGCCGCATTAACCCACCATTTGGCCGTGTAGTTATGATTTGCATAGCTCACAACACTGCCTCCCACATAGCTGCTGCTGGATACCCAGGCGGCTTTACAGGCGATGGTTCCCGGAGCAGGTGTCGGTACGGCAGTAGGTACAGGTGTTGGGGCCGGTGTTGGCACGGCTGTAGGTACGGGCGTCGGAACGGCGGTTGGCACCGGCGTTGGAGCGGGGGTCGGCACTTTTGTCGGTGCAGGAGTCGGTACTTTTGTGGGAACGGCGGTTGGTACAGGTGTTGGGGCAGGCGTCGGCACTTTAGTTGGAACCGGGGTTGGTACTGATGTAGGTACGGTGTTGACTAATTCCCACGGGCCCCATTGTTCTGCGCCCGGCACATTTCCTTGGGTCCACCATTTGGCTTTCCAAGTCTGGCCTTTATAGCTTGCGGTTGCGCCAGCAGTGTAGGTGCTGCTGGCGCTCCAGTCGGCTGCCATCAGAGAGGCGCTCATAAACATCGCGGCTAACAGCGCCGTGATTTTTATCTTTGTTTTCATTGTCTCTTGCTCCATCCAAAATAAAGTCTGTTGGCTGTGCTTGGGATAAGCAGCAGCGCAGATCAGGTTTAAAAAGGTTTGCAGGCTTGTTGCCCGTCTGTTTTGGTATGAAGTGGTATCTTCATTTGTCGTTGTAAGGTTTGCGGATAGTAGCAGTTGTAGTCGTGGTGTCAATGACTACGGGCACCTGTTTGATGATTAATTCAAGCTTTGTTTTATTTTGATGACCTAAAGCAATTTGGCACAATATTCTGCTAATTTAAGCTAAGTTATTGTTCTTAAAGAAAGCGGTGCTGTGGAGGTGTTTCAGTGAGATGATTTTTTGATCAACCGCCTGCCCGCGTTTTAAATACGGGGCTCACTCTAGCTAAAAGTGGGTAATCGCGCTGTAATTGGTATTACGTAGCGTGCTACTGTGGTTGTTATTTAATTGATTTGGGCGGGCGTTAGTAAAGGGGTGAATCCGGTATACTTGCAGCTGTTGATTTCTTGGCTGATGAGATGTTCATGCGTGTTTTTTTTCCTATTTTGCTTTGTGCAGCATTGCTGCCTTTTTGTGCCCAGGCTGAAGATGCTCCTTTGCCTTTTGACGTGCCTTCCGCTGCGCCCGTCATTGCGCGTACGCCTGCTGTGAGTAAACCTGTAGTGCATGCGCCAGCAGCACAGCCCGCAGTGAAATCTGGCCGCCATAAACATGCAGCAGCCCGCAAGAATAAAAAAGCACAGGCTGGCGTGACTAAAAAACACAGAGGCAAGCAACAGGCTGCTAAGAGCACCCGGCAAAAAAACAAAAAGACCCGCGTTGTGACTCATAAAAAAGGGGCTGGTGTTCAGCATGCTAAGAAGGTTTCAGGGGCAAAGCCAAAGATCGCGCATAAACAGCCCGCCCATAAAAAAACAGTGCATAAAAAACGCGCAGGGCATTAAAAATTGACACTGACCCGTGTGCAGCTAAGCCGGATCTTTAAGTGAAGAAATGGGGCAGCGCCAATCTGCTGTAGCTAAGAGGCGTCCCCTTCTTAAATCAGATGCATATTTGTCTGTGAGCGCCACTGGACACAAGTCTTGGTGCACAGGGGCCAGACAGATTAAGTAGCGCAATGTATCGCTTAATGGATCTGAACGAGGGTGTTTTGATCGAGCCGCAAGGGCTTAGGTCAAGCTTTGCTTTCGAGTGGATTCAGTGAAAGATAAGTAAGGTGCTATGATTTGGCCTGAATACCTCCGTTTTTTCTTACTCACACCATTGTATGGTTGAAGCCCAGTATGTTTTGCCGTCACTTACTATTTGCTTTTTTATGTGGCACTCCTTTTCTGCTGCAGGCGGCTGAATTAAAGGTTCTGGTTTTAGATGGTGATGCTATGCCATGGGCAGAGGTCAGCAATAATCAGCTTAGTGCAGGTCTCTATTTTGACCTTGGCCAAGCACTGGCTGCGCAAATGGGGCGCAAAGCCCAATTTGTGCTTTTGCCGCGTAAGCGTTTAGTGCATGCCATTGAAAGTGGCGGGGCAGATGTGCTGTGTAATTACCTGCCTGTCTGGCTGCCCGGAGATTTCGACTGGAGTACGCCGTTTATTCCCAATGCCGAATTACTGATCAGCGATCAAAAAGCAAACAAACCCGCATCGCTGGATGGCTTTGCGAATGTGCGGATTGGTACGGTACTGGGCTATGTGTATTCAGATCTTGATCAGGCTTTAGGTACGCGTTTTTTACGTGATGATGCGCCCAGTATGCGTCACAACTTGCGAAAAATGACGGCAGGAAGGGTGCAGCATATGGTGATTAATCAGTTTGAGCTGGAATATCTGCAAAGACAGGGGCAATTTAAAACGCCATTGCATCCGTTTACGGTGCTGCGCAGTTTTAAGGGGCAGTGTGCGGTTTCCCGATCCGGACAGGTAACAGTGGCTGAGGTCAATAAGGCGATTGTGGCTTTACAAGCACAGCATGTTTTGAAAAAACTGATAGAGCGCTATCAGTGATTGGCAATCCATTTTAATGGCTGGCTAAAAATGGATTGCCTGCAGTTTGTCGGTCTTATGCGGAAATCTTGGCCAGCTCTTCAAAGTAAGTCGGGAAAGTCTTGGCCGTGCATTGCGGATCGTTAATTTGTACCGCTACGCCTTTAACGGCCACCAGCGAGAAGCACATCGCCATGCGGTGATCGTCGTAAGTATCAATCGCTGCGCCTGCAATCAGTGATTCAGGTGGTGTGACGGTAATAAAATCTTCCCCCTCAATTACACTTGCCCCCACTTTACGCAGCTCGGTGGCCATGGCGCTCAGGCGGTCGGTTTCTTTAACACGCCAGCTGGCGATATTTCTGAGTGTGGTCGGGCCTTTGGCAAAGAGTGCGGCGACGGCGAGCGTCATGGCGGCATCGGGGATATGGTTCATATCGGCATCAATGCCGGTTAACTGGCCGCTCTTTGGTGGTGCTGCTTCAATAAAATTACTGCCCCATGTGATCTCGGCACCCATCAGGGCCAGTGCCTCGGCAAAGCGTTTGTCGCCCTGAATACTGTCGCTGCCCATGCCGGTGACGCGAACCTTGCCGCCACCCATCGCACCTGCAGCTAAAAAGTAAGAGGCCGATGAGGCATCGCCTTCTACTTCGATAATGCCGGGGCTTTGGTAAATTTGGCCAGCGGCAATGCTAAAGCTGCTCCAGCCGTTTTGCTTAACCTCTATGCCAAATTTCGCCATCAGTTTGAGGGTGATATCGATATATGGCTTGGAGATTAATTCGCCGATTACTTCGATCGTCACGGCCTGGCCGGTAAGGGGCAGGGCCATTAAGAGCGCAGTTAAAAACTGGCTGGATACATTGCCTTTTACTTTGATGACCTGCCCGTTGAATGTGGCAGGTTTAATTGCCAGCGGCGGGTAGCCTTCTACGCCGGTGCAGGTAATATCAGCACCTGCTTCACGCAGGGCGTTGACCAGATCGCCTATCGGGCGCTCGTGCATACGGGCCACACCGCTGAGGGTGTAATGGCCTTGGCTGAGCGCCAGCGCGGCGGTCAGCGGACGAAATGCCGTGCCTGCATTGCCGAGGAATAATTCTGCTGCTTTAGCCGGAAATGCACCTGCTGCGCCGTGCACAATAAAATCACGGCTATCGCCAATCTGCTCCCATTTAATCCCTAATGCTTTCAGCGCTTCAAGCATGTAATGGATATCGTCTGCGGCCAGTAAGCCTTTTACTTCCGTTGTGCCTTGTGCGAGTGCTGCAAGCAAAAGTGTGCGGTTTGAAATGCTTTTGGAGCCGGGCAGAGCAACGGTGCCGTTGACGCGGGCGATAGGGGCGAGGGCGATGTGTTCCATAAGGCGTTCCGTGTTTAAGGGTTTTAGCAGGTCGGGGTGGCGTCGTTACAGGGCTTATATAGGTTTAACAATATCCGCAGGCTGGGGCATGGTAAGGCACTTTTCTGTGCTAGGAAGTCGTGTCACAAAATGGGCGCAGAGATAAATATTTGTCATTAAAACCATTCCTGGGCGGTCGTTGTCTATCGATTCAGGAATGGTTTTTAGTTTAAAGCGCTTTAATCGCGGTCATGCCCATGCCCTTTTCCATGGCCTCGACCATGCCCATGATGCTTATCGTGATCTCGATCATTGTGACGATCACCTTGATAACGAGGCACGACTTCTGAGTTGTACCAGCTTTCTTGTACAAAGTAGACGGGGCGGCTGCAGGCATTGTATCGACGACAGTGTTTGGACCAGTTTTTAGCGTGGCCCGGTGGAACGATCAGATACATCGGTGGCTGTACCACTGTGACCTGCTGAATGATTCTTGGCTCGCGGTAAATAAGGCGTGGCTGCTGAAAGTCGCCAAGATTAAAGCTGCCATAAAAGCCGGGCTGCCCAAATTGTACCGATACCCCTGCATGAGCTGCAGATGAGATCAGCATGGCGAATAGCAGGCTCGCTTTGGTGAAGTATTTTTTCATGGTTATTCCTCTTCAGACAAGGCCTTGCATTTGATTGCTAAAGTACTGAAAAATTAAGCCAGTAGTTGATCCAAGGCTAGCAATACCTTATCAGGTCCGAGTTGCTTGAGGCAGTTCATATGTTTGAGTGGGCAGACACGTTCAAAGCAGGGGCTGCATTCCAGATCTAAAGTCACAATTTTGGCGTTGGCAGATAATGGCGGTGTGAATTCGGGCGAGCTGGAGCCGTAAATCGCCACCAGTGGACGCTCTAGTGCTGCAGCCACATGCATTAAACCAGAATCATTGCTGACCACGGCGCGGGCGAGCGACATCATGTCGATGGCTTCGGCTAGCGAGGTTTTACCGCAGTAATCAATGACGCTGGGGGCACCAGCCAGAATCTCGTCAGCGATTTCCCGATCTTTATTCGAGCCAAAAATACACACCTGAAAGCCACGACCTAGCAGGGTTTGGGCAAGGGCGGCCATATGGCTGCCCGGCCAGCGTTTTGCCGGGCCGTATTCTGCGCCTGGGCAAAGTGCAATCATGGGCTTGCTGGCATCAAAGCCTAATTTGGCTGCGCTGGCTGCACGGTCCTGGTCGTTTACTACTAAATGCGGATGAGGTACCGGGCGGGAAATGGGCTGGCCGGCGTCTTCGGCCAGTGCGGCAAAGCGCTCGACCATTTGCGGCAAAGCCAGCGGATCAAGCACGCGAGTGTCATTTAAAAAACCATAGCGGGATTCGCCCACCCAGCCGGTACGGGTTTTGATGCCGCTAAAGAGTGGTAGCAGCGCAGATTTAAGCGAATTAGGCAGTACGATCACCTGATCGTAGCCGCGCTTTTTCATTTGCCGCGCTAAAGTCCAGCGCGTGCCCAGCTTCAGCTCGCCATGGCCAAAAGGGGTATCAAAGGATTCGCTCACTTCGGGCATGCGGGCGTGCAGAGGGCGTGTCCAAGCTGGGGCAAGTA from the Iodobacter fluviatilis genome contains:
- a CDS encoding methyl-accepting chemotaxis protein; its protein translation is MKLRTRIWIIVIAALSGIILMGVGGLYQLRQSMMQERRAQIIQLLDLAKAQLTHYQELEVSGKLSREEAQSRAKEALASQRAGSTYFFIRSMTDDTFVFHIDPKRVGKPDPGAKSPDGRTAVQVIRDGLAESKDGKAFALTYTARPGSEDKTAYPKLNGVIQFEPWGWIPGTGFYLDDIDRLFWNSAIKMLVAVFIILAIMGALAMATMRSILGQLGGEPQYAADIALSIANGDLSQQIDGKAGNHSLIGSMRSMQQGLHDMVRRFNQASSTLANASQQLNKETAHISRGSQMTSEATSSTAAAIEEMTVSISHISSSARETEVNSQQAAELATEGEKMAQHAADEIRRISGDISSAAELIRGLVDRSREIDSMSAVIKEIADQTNLLALNAAIEAARAGEQGRGFAVVADEVRKLAERTSGATQDITRTIRAVQDDTDIAAGSMDLVQSQVAQGVDLVEKAASALREINSVTRATLEKTRDVANATQEQSQVSNSIAGNVERIAQMVEESDASVQAAHEQVRSLDELARELTLAAAKFKL
- a CDS encoding substrate-binding periplasmic protein; the protein is MFCRHLLFAFLCGTPFLLQAAELKVLVLDGDAMPWAEVSNNQLSAGLYFDLGQALAAQMGRKAQFVLLPRKRLVHAIESGGADVLCNYLPVWLPGDFDWSTPFIPNAELLISDQKANKPASLDGFANVRIGTVLGYVYSDLDQALGTRFLRDDAPSMRHNLRKMTAGRVQHMVINQFELEYLQRQGQFKTPLHPFTVLRSFKGQCAVSRSGQVTVAEVNKAIVALQAQHVLKKLIERYQ
- the waaF gene encoding lipopolysaccharide heptosyltransferase II, giving the protein MKKILIIAPAWVGDAIMAQPLYRRLHQRHPGLILDVLAPAWTRPLHARMPEVSESFDTPFGHGELKLGTRWTLARQMKKRGYDQVIVLPNSLKSALLPLFSGIKTRTGWVGESRYGFLNDTRVLDPLALPQMVERFAALAEDAGQPISRPVPHPHLVVNDQDRAASAAKLGFDASKPMIALCPGAEYGPAKRWPGSHMAALAQTLLGRGFQVCIFGSNKDREIADEILAGAPSVIDYCGKTSLAEAIDMMSLARAVVSNDSGLMHVAAALERPLVAIYGSSSPEFTPPLSANAKIVTLDLECSPCFERVCPLKHMNCLKQLGPDKVLLALDQLLA
- the aroA gene encoding 3-phosphoshikimate 1-carboxyvinyltransferase: MEHIALAPIARVNGTVALPGSKSISNRTLLLAALAQGTTEVKGLLAADDIHYMLEALKALGIKWEQIGDSRDFIVHGAAGAFPAKAAELFLGNAGTAFRPLTAALALSQGHYTLSGVARMHERPIGDLVNALREAGADITCTGVEGYPPLAIKPATFNGQVIKVKGNVSSQFLTALLMALPLTGQAVTIEVIGELISKPYIDITLKLMAKFGIEVKQNGWSSFSIAAGQIYQSPGIIEVEGDASSASYFLAAGAMGGGKVRVTGMGSDSIQGDKRFAEALALMGAEITWGSNFIEAAPPKSGQLTGIDADMNHIPDAAMTLAVAALFAKGPTTLRNIASWRVKETDRLSAMATELRKVGASVIEGEDFITVTPPESLIAGAAIDTYDDHRMAMCFSLVAVKGVAVQINDPQCTAKTFPTYFEELAKISA
- a CDS encoding glycoside hydrolase family 19 protein is translated as MKTKIKITALLAAMFMSASLMAADWSASSTYTAGATASYKGQTWKAKWWTQGNVPGAEQWGPWELVNTVPTSVPTPVPTKVPTPAPTPVPTAVPTKVPTPAPTKVPTPAPTPVPTAVPTPVPTAVPTPAPTPVPTAVPTPAPGTIACKAAWVSSSSYVGGSVVSYANHNYTAKWWVNAAEEPGKSATWTDSGACTGGGDSGGTTPPPNGVPTLSQALAREAELTNNDFFRKVKASVRTASNAIVDAVAPGKSDNPLNVKRVETLVPEQKFQYYFSVRHPSYTYQRFLQAIAKFPGICDDYSDGRNADQICRRSLATMFAHFAQETGGHSVTQYGIDEWRQALVHVREMGCTETGTGCGYNTECTDPVFNGVWTCGKNADGSFKKYYGRGAKQLSYNYNYGPFSQVMFSGDQTKLLNDPDQVAESWLNMASATFFFVYPQPPKPSMLHVIDGTWVPNAQDKARGLGNDFPTTIQIINAECQDATLKPAAKNRIDYYTEFARDLGWDIKQESMNCTNMQRFEKGSSAAYPIFWEKTWSAGQDNQCQLVDYQTPYNALIEGNYVKCVEKNWNVKLK